From Bacteroidota bacterium, one genomic window encodes:
- a CDS encoding DUF1456 family protein: MTNNDIFKKLRVALKLRDDEIIKILSLVDFKISASELGAFFRKEDHPNYMDCGDQVLRNFLNGLIIHLRGPRETHGSTKS; the protein is encoded by the coding sequence ATGACAAATAACGATATCTTTAAAAAATTGCGAGTTGCTCTCAAATTGAGAGATGATGAGATAATTAAAATTTTATCGTTGGTCGATTTTAAAATTTCTGCTAGTGAGTTAGGGGCATTTTTCCGCAAAGAAGACCATCCAAATTATATGGATTGTGGAGATCAGGTATTGCGAAACTTTTTAAATGGGTTGATTATTCATCTCAGAGGTCCTAGAGAAACTCATGGATCCACCAAGTCTTAA